The DNA sequence TCATTAAAGTTCGAATCTcaccaaccctagcattaaatactaaagtACTCAGATTTTTATTCCACAATAACTACATATTTTAACAACAGTTATTTATTATATTTCGAGCTGTATTTTGCACGGATTATTATGAAGTTCAATTTATGCAAATAAGAACTTGATATTTTCTTTTTAATTTCGGGCCTGTGCTTCACACGGGTTACCCACTAGTAACTATATAATAAATTATTCTATAAAGTATGTGTTATATATcaatatcactaattcattaaaattattgaagatcatttaagtttagTAAATATAATGTGTATGTTCTGAAAGTAAACAAATAGTAGTTTGCaggataaaatatttttgaaaatttttacaTGCAATACATATATGACATTCAagattttaaatcaaataatgaTCTTGTAGAGAATGATTCGCAAAAAATATGTTTTACAATTTTTTTATGCAATATTTTACTTACATAATATAAATGATCTCTAAGATCTCCAAAACAAAATGGTCTGAATAAAATTTAACTctattattataatattatatgatTAAAATTTGGCCAATGGAACACCAATCTTAATTTTCATTGCTCaagaaaatagttttaaaaaaaagaagaagtGAGAGTTTATAATTAATGTTAAAATTATAATTACTAGTTTATTGCCCGTGTAATGCatggttttctaaaatttatgttatttatttaatttatttttataatttttttaatatacatatatgttgttatttttaatattatttttatttttgatggTCTGTTGCAATATTGTTACAAGAAATAAGTAGATATTGAGAAATATAggatatatatataattatatatagtAGAATATTTGATCATATTCGATCTACGGTTGTATCATTATATCATATTTTGTTATTTGAATAATAGTAGAAGAATATATAATGTTTTTAAATTTATGATTAATTGAACCTCTAATCATATTATATTTAAGATTGTAGTAGGATATTGTCGTCACATTCCAGTGTTTGAATAGTAGTAGAACGGTATGATCATTTTATATTTATGATTGTATTAAGATATAATATTAATCgtctatttttaaaaatattggaTCGTGGTTAGGATCATTTTGACAGTATAGAACCAAGATTTTGGATAAAAAATGCATTTGGCTTATCCATCCATTTATAGTATATTATAATAGacaaaatattaaaagtttggtagtcggttgGTCAGCACTTGCTGATATTACTTAATTATCATAGTTAATTATTCTATTTCTACTTGGTTAGTCGATCgttcaattctaattctaatttaTATTGAAGTCAACATACTATTCCACTATatattatatttcatatcaaactatatatcattattatcgatattaaagtcaacttcttatatcaaatttaaattttaattcatatttatttctatattattctaattgatatttcAGACTAAAATTAATTTAAACAAACTAActataattagttggatttgatTGATATAACATGACTCAGtttaagaaaaaataataaatattattgatctggctaaaaaattatactattgaaataggataaacaaaataatataaattaatcatccaatattaaaaaaaatattatacaatTGATTGAAACTAACACTAAATTATAATCAAAATATAATTCAATcaattaaaacaaaataatatatactaaATATCTGGACTacaacaaaattatcttattggtTCGGACATAAAAGAATTAAAactaaactaaaaataattagtcgGACTTGGTTGGAGTAATGGGTCTtgagttaaaataaaataatgtaaacaACTAATGTGGGATAAATCCAGATAATATTGGACGAAACATAATTCATATCCTATTGGTACGAACCAAAAAAAAACTTTTAATTAAAACATTATTTTTTAAACACACATAAAAATATCTATAAAACTATATGTTCAATCAGTACTATTATCTTTTTCAAATAGCTCTTAtaattaatcgattaagtaataaaccctctaaaataatatttttgttaaggtttcaatataataaaaatattgtatttttaatttaaaaaattataaaatctcTATAAATATTCTTCCCCGGTACCTAAACTATTCCTTTAAATATGCTTAACTGTTCTAAAAAATATAATATGAACATATACGTGCattaatataattatcatgaattcatcttatttaaaaatgtaaaagTAAACAAATTTAacaattcaattttttttttaaaaaaacattatATAATATTAAAGAAAAAACGAGTTGTAAGCTAGTTACATCTAAAGATAAAAGAGAATCTTCGACTACTTAAAATCCTTACCTAAAAATCATTAATACATGCTATAAATAAAAAATAGAGAGATTATGTAAAAAAATTTATCTCCAATGGTATATTCTCCTTATTTATAAATATAGTCAACCTCTTGATATTAGCTATATTTGTTGAACAACCACTGTAAGAAATCTGTaaaaaaaattttatttattaccatattgaagtaatatatattctatttataacaatataaaaatttaataacatactatttttaaaatatagttaaCCAATATAGACAATACAATCGAAATACAATATTTTAGAGGTTCAATAAATTTTACATATTATCATACATGTCTAATTTAATGAGGACAATTAAGTCATTATCAATCAAATATCGGACAGAATGTTAATATTCATGTTacaacttgatgataaatcaAGTTAGACGACCCACATTTGATTTTAAGTTATTCAACTCTCCAAAATGTAATTTTTCTTAGAAGAGATATTTCCGTGCTTATTTAGAGCTTGTCAAAGTATGGCATTCTTTTTTTGTGGGCGTATAAATTAAGAAATTTTAAGAAGATATAAGAAGATTCTAGGTAAAACCAATGTCACTGCCCCTGTATTGATCGCGACAGCCTCGGATATACCGGGGCTGCTTTTTTTTGACGAGTTTCGACTGCATTTGTGGAATTTATTAAACAGTTTATTACATCCACATTCATGCAATGCATGCATGACACGTGCCATGATTGCAATTGTTATTTTCACCATCGAGTATCCTATGTAATAGTCTGacaaaaatattatttcattAAACTGAAATTTTGATAGTTCGTAACTCTGAAAATTAACCTCAACAataataagtttgattatttaaatGCACTGCAATAAATTTTATAGGGTAATATAAATTAAAGACATTACAAATAAAACATATGAAGTCCAACTTAATCGGATCTTTCGATATATTTCACTCCCTCTAGTTCAATTTTGAATAGTAAAAACACTTACTAGACGACAACGGAAGAGTACAAATGAAAATTCTTAAACATTTATAGAGATTTAGGACGTAATCGATCCTTAAATTTTGCCATAATTAAGTAGCTGTTACAACTAATTGTTGGTACACTTAGGGCCCATTTGTTAAATCTGAATCACATTTGCTGAACCAGTAAAATTTTTGGACAATCTGAACGAATGGTTATTCTGAACACCCAAATGATTCATGCTGTTTgttaatttctttttaaaatttatctggATAGTAGTAATTTACTATTACACCCTGCTGAATGATTAATATCGTTTGACAAACCGTATCTATTTATCACTGAATGATACCAAAAGAGTGTTTttttaatagttttgaaaaatgaCAAATCAACTTAACGATGCTAAtacaatttaaaaattattcaaTGAAAAAACATAACTATAAAATTTTCAAGAACTTTTCTTAAAGTTTCTGAGCAATTTGATCACGAAGATTATTCATATATTGTGTGGCTTGAGATCCCCACTATGTGTCATTCATTGGTCCTTTTTAATTCCCTTCATCTCCTTCTCCATCACTATCCGACAAGGAAGCTTGATCACATCGATCAAATAATTCATCTTCTAGTTTTTTCTTTCTTATGAAATTGTGAACTGCAATACAAGCTATCACAATATCTCGCTGCGTAGAGAATGAATATGGAGCCATCTGTTTGAGGATTGGAAATCTTGCCTTTAACACACCATAAGCACGCTCGATAACATTTCTTAATTTTGCATGTGCATGGTTAAATTTTTCTTCTTTACTTAAAGCACGCTGACGACGAAAATCTGCTAACCAATATCTTGTATTACGATATGGGGTTAAATATCCACGAGTATTTGTATATGCCGCATCACAAAGATAATATATATCTGTCATATGAAGTATAATATGATAGTTatataatgtacaatgtacttAAAATATTTCAGTTTTGACTTTAGTAAAAAGATAAGGAATTACATATTTGGTGGAGGAACTGGAAACCCGGAATACGGATCAAGTGCAACTTCTGTTAATATTCTGGAATCATGTGCTACTCCCTCCCATCCAGCCCAAACAAATGTAAATATCATATTAAAATCACATACAGCTAAAACATTTTGATAACAATCACCTCTTCCTCGGCCTCTATATCGAGCTTCCTGGTCGGCTGGAATGATTGCATGAACAAGTGTACCATCAAGTGCTCCAATTGCCCCCTTATAACAAAGAAAATATACATGTTAAACGTGTCACTAAAAATTAATAAAGAATTAAacatttaattattaaaaaataactCGAGAAACTTGAAAAATGAATCAATGCTTACTGGAAATTTTTTTAGCAGCTCTCTTTGTCTCCTTGAAATATTTGAGTTTGATGTAGGCACTATAATTTCCTTTGCAAACTCCATCATTCCATTCAAAACCTCATGAAAATATTTATGTGCTGTTTGTGTGGAGTGTTGAaatctatttttaatttttataaagcGATCATTGTGGCATATAACATGCAAGAACATAGCTATTTTTTCCTCTACTGTTGAATATCGACTACCTTGAACCCAACCACGTTCTTTAAAAAGGTTGCAAAGTTCAATGTAGGCAACACGAGAAAGGCGCATCATATCTTGACACTGGGTATTAGAACCATTTAACAACTCCGATGTATAAGCATATCCAGGCAAAATtgaattattatcttttattctTGGCACACTTCTCGAGCGCAAATTTCTCAGATAACAATACATAATCATCAAACACAAAAGCTGATCTTGGATTTCCATTGCTAGCCTAAATAATGAAAATGACACTATAAGTAAAGACTACATATcaaattaacaaaaaatataaCTAAAAACACATTAAATCCAAGTTTCAAGAAACTACATGCATTACAactaagaaaaagtttcaagatgCAAAAAAAACTACATCCACTACCGCTAAAAAATATCAAGTTTCAAGATGCAAATAAAACAATGACTTCAAAGAGATAAACTACGCATTAAATCCTAATTTACCCGACACCATTCTAACCCAATGTTcgttttcattttcttcaagaagCATCCATTGTTCCCTGTACTTCGCACTCTCACAAAATATCCCAAGAGCCATTTGGTGGAGAGGATTTGTAGCTCCCCATCCTAGGCTATTCAGCTTCTCTTTGCACTCTTTAAGTGATGGTCCACTATTAGTTTGAACCATAAGTTTTAGTGCGCTAGTCATCTCTTTTTCAAATTCTGTGGTTTTAGCAAGTTTTGGTGATGCTTTAATTTTTTTCTTTGGAGTTTCCTCAGGATCGAGATTTGGAGTATTTGAATTATTTGACGGATTTGATTGAATTTCTTCGATATCAGGAATCTCTTTTTCATCATTTATGTCAATTGTCCTGCTCCTTTTAGAGCTAGGTCCCCAACCACTAACTCCTGTGGCAGCAGTTCCATCGTAAAGCTGGGTGCAAAGATCAGGATAACTCAAAGGGGTTGATTTTAAAGTTTCTACAAATTTATTTCCCTGAATACAAAAATGTAGTATAAAGATTTTGTTCAAAATAAAATTACTTGAATTTAATTAAGTTTATTTTTGGAAGAATTACCTTACAAAGCTGATCCCATTCTTCTTCAGTAAAGTTGAATGAGTTAGTCACCAGGTTATAGTGATTTCCAGTCTTGGATTTGAGTTGACACCAAGCAACATATCTATTTTTTAAGTAATCATAACGATTTCTCATTTGTCTCGCATCAACTTCAAAGTCATGAGTTCTCTTTAGAATTTCTCCCACTTTTACCCATGAGTGTGGTTTTAGATTGCTACCTAACCTACCATTAGCAGTAACTTCCTCAATGCATGATTCAAGAAATGTTTTTGTTAACTGTTCGCCCCTCCAATATACTTTTCCTTTCTTTTGTATTTCATTAGGTTGATTTTGGCTTTTGTTTGATTGGTCCATACCTAAaaagtaaaaaataaaataatatacttGCACATGAAGCGTCTTAACAATTTATAGTTAAAAGTATCGCACAATCAAACTTCCTATATATTGCACACAGAGAGGGAAGCATGACAGGCAGAAGTAACTGCTGCACACAGGGTATAAAGTAAAATATAGAGTACAAATAATATTTGTAATTTCTATAGCCTCTTCTGTCATTAACATATATATAGTACAAATAACCCGAGGATCATGTCTGTTTTATCAACGTTAATGGTTTAATTGGGAAAAGGGGCAAGGGGGTGATTAAGGGGGTGATTACTGGTGGGTCAGCAGAAGAAGAAGGTGATGATAAGTTTGGAGATGGTGATGTTGCCATCAAAATCAGTACTAGTGATAAGTTATACAGAAATCACAGACAAGTCCCCTGTAGTAACATTACCGAAAATTCACAAACTTACACTATAACTATTAATATATAATTACCATCATCAAGATTCATCAACAACAAAACTCTAAAACACTAATTCTAAACATGGCTCAAGGTTTACTAaaattttgtttcttctttttGTAATTTGTTTGCGTGATGATCAATTCAATCCATATATTACTATTGTTTTACCGCTTGTTACGATTGATTAATTATGTATCCAAATGCTTATATAAATTTATAGGAAAATACTTTTTTCCTTGATTTAACTATAAACACTGCTAGCCGAGATCATTGTGCACCAAGTGATGCCTTGTGCAATTTATGTTCTCATTTTTGTGTTACTAACATCTGGGCGGACAACCTGTTTATTGACTGTAGCTGTTTTACTGCTTAGTACACTTAGTCAGGCCAAGTTATCACCCAATATCTAATTTTCTAGTTTACCTGTAGATGTGCTATTAGGTTCATTTTTGGTTCTTTTACATAGGGCTCTTATAGGGGCTAAATATCTAGTATAACGACACAGGAATGTTCTCAAATGCTAGCATGAAGCTTTCTACTGCTGTTTTATTTCCATTCCTAATCACCTACAAGAAATTCAACCCATTCTCCAGTTTCACTCTAAACTCAAGATCATCGATCAAGATTTAACCTTTTTATCTTTTAGCTTAAAACCCAAATCAGCAAAATAATTTAAGCTAGTATATTAATAATACAATACTAGTATCACAAATTCACGATATAATTACACTGCATAGTTGAAGGAACATACGAGTTCATTCAATACATAGAGGCAGTAAAAAGTGCTATAAGAATATACTGAGTTAAATATCACATACCGGCAATGAGTATCATATGCTGACCAATATGCTTGGTTTTCAACTTCACGATAACCCTGAAATCAACAGAAAACACACAATGTGCAACAAAGATAAAGTGAATCTTATGGAAATTTCAGAGTCGGTATTAAAGAAATATAAGAGTCTAGTTCTTAAAGACATATAAGAGTCttattgataaaatattgattgcTTCTAAACTGCACCAGAGTTTGATATCTTAAAGAAAGACATAATGCTCATTGACATCTAACAGATTGCCTGATTTCCCCTTTTTTCTTTAAAGTTTAAATGGTTCTTTCCTATAAAtaagtgttaggaatatatgtgcattagtttgatgatatgtttaacaaaacacttaagtagaaatctagtgtttgtagcctcaacggataagaccattttggctatccgttgatggtgtagctttacttagaaataagtctagtgttgtagcacatttcagtctctgaatttgagatataaattcttaaatgttgagggaaattataagtcatgttgactactagaggatatgcagataggaaggccaattgtaagtatttcatgccttgtaattttgtataaatgaaatagtgtctacggataacttaaagaccttcaacggatgagaaacaaagcttcaacggatgtctctaaagcttcaacggataacatccttcaacggatgagtgcatcaacggatagagcttcaactactaacacatcaacggataaagccatcaacggatgaaggcctcaacggatgttctgttaaatagcagttgacaagtggtagttgtacctacaaacagaggcacatgggttgacagagacaactgagatgtggtagcctatttcaggaacatcagaaaaagaaGCCGTTCTACTCTaatataaagaggcaatagtcaacaatgcactggagtaaaatggagaagaaacaagtggagaacttattttattattgtactttttatctttgtcttcacttgtaaacttggtgatatataaaccaagtagcagctagtaattagaagagaattttttcaaagctgtttagaaaaatcttgagagaaaaattatttagtttgtactaggacgcagctgtgatcaacttcttgaatcacagattttctgaaataccatctctggtggaacaacaatccaccagaaaagtttttaaggtctgttgtgttctttacattagtgtttgaatatatatctgtcagtattagcttaaagcaattcatacacttgtttatcttaaacacatagcctttgaaactgctcaaaacttgaaaaagttttgagatttacattcaatcccccttctgtaaatctcattgttagttcattaggaataacaattggtatcagagcaggctcttgacacacaaagagtttaaagttcttggaaactaacaaagatgagtaagaaggatattggagtaaaaatcccagttcttgacaaagacagttttcaccattggaaggtgaaaatgcaccttcatctactctcccaagatgaaggttatgtaaactgcattgagaatggtcctcacatttcccacaaagtagccacagttgctacggccacaattgctgttggtcaatccattccaaaacctagagcagaatggacaatggaagacacagaagaagtccacaaggataagaaggctataaacattttgtttaatggtcttgacaaggatatgtttgataatgtgataaattgcacaactgccaaagaggtttgggacacagttcagctactgtgtgaaggtacagaacaagtaaaagaaaacaaaatgcagcttctcattcaacagtatgagtattttcattttgaagaaaatgaatctttaaatgacacattcaatagattccaaaagctgttgaatggactgaagctgtatggtagagtgtaccaggtgaaggattcaaatcttaaatttttaagatccttgccaaaggaatggaaacccatgactgtttccttgagaaactctcaagattataaggacttcactcttgaaagattatatggaatcttgaagacttatgaactagagctggaacaagatgaggtattggagaagggaagaaagaaaggaggttcagttgccttggtagctgaaaatgagaaagaatgcagacaagaacctgtgagatcaacattaaactctaaagatggcacaagcaaatcagaatcaagcaagggtaaggagcaagttgctgagaatgaagacaactccagccaagatgactctgatggtattgatgagcatcttgtatttctgtccagaagatttgcaaagatgaaatttaggaaaaacactagagccactaaacctcataagaacatggtggacaaatccaagttcaagtgtttcaattgtggtataagtggacactttgcaagtgagtgcagaaagccaacttctgaaaagaagaaatttgaccaagtagattacaaaaagaaatattttgatctgctcaagcaaaaggagagggctttcaatactcaagaaaaagactgggcagctgatggagaagaagaggatgaagatgtggaatatgtcaacttggctctcatggctgattctgaggaaaatgaagttagttcatcaagcaaccaggtaatcactactgatttaacacagcttactaaagaagagtgcaatgatgcttttaatgacatgtctactgaactgtatcatttgcgtgtgtctcttaaacctcttgctaaagaaaatagtaggattaaagagaacaatttgtttttaagtaatagaaatgttgtgttagatgataagttgattgacctagagaaaactaagctacattgtatatctattgaaaatgaactagctgaatctgttaagaaagtagaaatactttctaatcaattagagagagagcaagaggtgattaaagcctggaagacatctagggatgttagtgctcaaattgtcaaggtccaaggaattgaatcattttgtgaaactgcctgggataaaaacaaaaagaaaatggaattaattgatgggctgtcaacggatgtggaatcaacggatgatgaaaattatccgttgaaggaagaaaaggagcatccgttgaaggttcctcaattaaaacaggcagatgtttctaaaagtgaaaatctaaagaaactcaacaaaaagtttggttcaacttccaagaactttgtcaaagaagaagcaagcacatccaaagatttcagtaaggtgaatataggacacatgaccttagaacagttaaagaataggctcaaagtggttgaggataaaaaggaaactaaaaggaaatctaatagaaatgggaaggtaggggttaacaaacataccaattacacacctgataagtatgctcctagaaaaagctgtgtgcattgtagtagtgttaatcatctatctgctaatttcaaatctattaagaaaactcccatacctgtgtcctcttccatgcctaatatgtctacatcacctctgcatgctatgcctgttatgtctcaacagaatccttatgcatattttgcaaacatgccatattttaacaatccttaccttgctgcatttagtatgcctcaattgccatacaatatgccaatatggaataacatgcttgcacaattcatgccttatcaaattccaaatgtgctaaatgattctgtgactaaccctacacctcaaccaactacatctaagatcaaggttgactcaaagttacctaagtctaaagatgcaggaggaatgaagtctaggagaaaggctaacaagaatggacccaaggaaacttgggtaccaaaatcaacttgattgatcttatggtgtgcagggaaaaagaagaaatctatggtacttggacagtggctgttcaagacacatgacaggagatttctccctgctcacatagtttaaggagagagttggccctaacataacctttggagatgacagcaaagggtttactatgggatatggcttgatttcaacaaggaatgtcataattgatgaagttgcattagttgatggtctcaagcacaacttactgagcatcagtcaactatgtgatagagggaatacaatttccttcaattcagaagcctgtgttgtcaccagtaagaaagacaacaaagtggttctaactggagttagaaaaggaaatgtgtacttagctgacttcaactctacagatgcagaatctattacttgtctcttcagcaaagcaagttcagctgaaagttggctatggcacaagaagctatcccatttgaatttcaagacaatgaatgatctagtcaaaaaggacttagttagaggaattcctcttgttgaattctcaagggatggtttgtgtgatgcttgtcagaaaggcaaacaaaagaaagcatcattcaaaaagaagcttgaaacaacaattgatgaaccattacagctgctacatatggatttgtttggaccagtcaatgtattgtcaattgcaagaaaaagatattgcttggtgattgtagatgatttctcaaagttttcatgggtctattttcttggatcaaaggatgaagcaagtgaaatcattatcaatcacatcaggcaagtcaataatcatcctgacttgaaggttaggaatatcaggagtgacaatggaactgagttcaagaatttaacaatgaggctgttctgtgaagaaaatggaatcatgcatgagttctcagctccaagaacacctcagcaaaatggggtagttgaaagaaagaacagatctttaattgaggctgctagaacaaagcttgaagaatcaaagttaccaacatatttctgggctgaagctgttaattgtgcctgctacactcagaatatttctttgatcaatcaagctaaaggcatgactccttatcagttgttcaagagaagaaaaccaactctaaatttcttcatgtctttggatgtaaatgctttatactgagaaatcaatctgaccataaagggaagtttgatgcaaaggctgatgaagggatatttgttggttactcagctggaaaatcttatagggtctacaatctaagaaccaacattgttatggaatctgtgcatgttgtgtttgatgataaaaagattgatggactaacagatgagggacaccatgaaagactcaaatttgacaacattgagatatattgtgatgatagtgaagaggagattgatggagatgacacttcaaaagggatacaagatatgcccttggataatgcacagaattctgcatctgttgaaagaggcaatgcagtatccgttgaaagacatagtgcatcatccgttgaagtacattatgaagcatccgttgatcatagttcatcaacggataatcgatttacatcatcagttgatagaactccaagtttcctgcaaaggaccaacaacttagggggagtttcaactgatcaacactctgtctcacatcacgacaatactgaggccacctcatctagagcacatcttccacctcaaaggaaatggaccaagaatcatccctttgaactgatcattggtgatgcatcatctaaagtgcaaacaagaaaagctactcaaaatgaatgtctgtatagtagttttctatctcaggaggaacctaagaaagtggaagaagccttaatggatccagattggatattagctatgcaggaagagctgaaccaatttgagagaaacaaagtttggaagctggtacccaagccaaagaacaagagttccattgacacaaaatgggtattcagaaacaagatggatgaaaatggcattgtcataaggaataaagccagattggttgctaaaggctattctcaacaagagggaatagattttgatgaaacatttgctccagttgcaagacttaaagccatcagaatctttctagcctatgcagctaatgccaatttcaaagtctatcagatggatgtcaagagtgcatttccaaatggggaattggaggaagaagtttatgtaagccaacctccaggttttgaagatcaaaattttccagaccatgtgtattatctgttgaaagcactctatggactaaagcaagcacctagagcctggtatgagactttgtcaaagttccttctagataattatttcacaagaggtactgttgacaaaactctcttctttagaaatgttaatggctctaagatacttgtacaaatttatgtagatgatattatatttggatctacagatgataagctttgtaaaaagtttgc is a window from the Apium graveolens cultivar Ventura chromosome 1, ASM990537v1, whole genome shotgun sequence genome containing:
- the LOC141713064 gene encoding uncharacterized protein LOC141713064 → MTDIYYLCDAAYTNTRGYLTPYRNTRYWLADFRRQRALSKEEKFNHAHAKLRNVIERAYGVLKARFPILKQMAPYSFSTQRDIVIACIAVHNFIRKKKLEDELFDRCDQASLSDSDGEGDEGN